The proteins below are encoded in one region of Gemmatimonadota bacterium:
- a CDS encoding beta-lactamase family protein, with protein MWQRIHSGLLLAVTCASPAFGQGTRAPAAARCFALDFQAEVRSAIAGYAKVAGIPGVSFGVVVRDALVFADGVGYANVRRRIPATADTPYNVASVTKLFTATLALQLAAEGRLDLDAPVARYLPDSVRLPTDASGTAITVRHLLTHTAGLPKQPPNRRNQPVAGPIDPGVWDAYEVADLYQALPITKLRARPGTAMEYSNYGYALLGHVVERVAGVPYEQQLRVRLLTPLGMTSSGITLTAAQAEQLAAFYWDLDDARAEQSVHARYGSVAGFIGLTSTVRDLSRFLMAHLGTTAAGRAVIAPDVARRMAEPQVQLDSANATHRVDMALGWFQEAPLASSQATPLLWHFGNVDGHASAVFLQPKAGLGVIVLQNLGGEMAGVATEQIGRWLMQRTAAEVARCRPAPR; from the coding sequence ATGTGGCAACGCATCCATAGCGGATTGCTCCTGGCGGTGACGTGCGCGTCGCCCGCGTTCGGCCAGGGCACGCGCGCGCCCGCCGCGGCGCGGTGCTTCGCACTCGACTTTCAGGCGGAGGTGCGCAGTGCGATCGCCGGCTACGCCAAGGTCGCCGGGATCCCCGGCGTCAGCTTCGGCGTGGTGGTGCGGGACGCACTCGTCTTTGCCGACGGCGTGGGGTACGCCAACGTCCGCCGGCGCATTCCAGCGACGGCCGACACCCCCTACAACGTGGCGTCGGTGACCAAGCTCTTCACCGCAACGCTCGCGCTGCAATTGGCCGCCGAGGGGCGACTCGACCTCGACGCTCCGGTGGCGCGGTATCTCCCCGACTCGGTGCGCCTCCCGACCGACGCATCGGGGACGGCGATCACCGTGCGGCATCTGCTGACGCATACCGCCGGTCTCCCGAAGCAGCCACCGAATCGCCGCAATCAACCCGTCGCCGGCCCGATCGACCCCGGCGTCTGGGATGCCTACGAGGTGGCCGACCTGTACCAAGCGCTGCCGATCACCAAGCTTCGCGCGCGGCCGGGCACCGCCATGGAGTACTCCAACTACGGCTATGCGCTGCTCGGCCACGTCGTCGAACGCGTCGCTGGCGTACCGTACGAGCAGCAGCTGCGGGTCCGGCTGCTCACACCCCTCGGCATGACGTCCTCCGGGATCACCCTCACGGCCGCGCAGGCAGAGCAGCTCGCCGCGTTCTACTGGGATCTGGACGATGCGCGGGCTGAGCAGTCGGTCCACGCGCGCTACGGCAGCGTGGCCGGCTTCATCGGCCTGACGTCCACGGTCCGGGACTTGTCGCGATTCCTGATGGCGCATCTGGGCACGACCGCGGCGGGGCGCGCAGTGATCGCCCCGGACGTCGCGCGCCGCATGGCCGAGCCGCAGGTCCAGCTGGACAGCGCCAACGCGACCCATCGTGTCGACATGGCGCTCGGCTGGTTTCAGGAAGCCCCACTGGCGTCGAGCCAGGCGACGCCGCTGCTGTGGCATTTCGGCAACGTGGATGGCCACGCCTCCGCCGTCTTCCTCCAGCCGAAGGCGGGCCTCGGCGTGATCGTGCTGCAGAATCTCGGGGGAGAGATGGCCGGCGTCGCGACCGAACAGATCGGCCGATGGCTGATGCAGCGCACCGCCGCCGAAGTGGCACGGTGCCGGCCCGCGCCCCGCTGA
- a CDS encoding beta-lactamase family protein, producing MHLRPSLRALALLFGLAALPAAVHAQHIIGERDARALRADSVFRRFDRSDAPGCALGVYQDGGLIYARGYGMASLEHGIALSPRSVLDVGSISKQFTAMSILLLQRDGKLSLDDPIRKLFPEMPAYADGITWRRALSQTSGLRDLWTLWGQTGRTFRGDTIDALQVITRSAGTNYAPGDRYLYTNSGWILAAQAVYRLTGKSLAQFAESRIFAPLGMRDTRYFGDNAMVIPGLATAYSPQTSGGFRVARTTYDGAIVGAGGVHTTIEDFGRWLDNYDRLLVGDAAIVRTMTTPTALSNGSPARVSFTQAYAVGLNAGTFRGLPVVSHGGSWAGYRGHFLRFPDQRFAVATFCNVANAGADTLARQVAGVYLGDRMAPDTVGAWVAALDAAPAVTVPASDRQAIAGIWRNVARGVVQRIRLAGDTIIAVGSERTRVIPLGGGRFRVGRGTELRLAQGDAGRLLSRSASDTTTYERVDSVALTAAQLAEYAGEYRNEEIETTHSWRVEKGALVVYAAGRRLGTVDPTYRDGFVRSGAVIDVTRDARGRITGFVLQSGRVRDLRFTRVPK from the coding sequence ATGCACCTGCGTCCCAGCCTGCGCGCGCTCGCCCTCCTGTTCGGCCTCGCCGCGCTCCCGGCCGCCGTGCACGCCCAGCACATCATCGGCGAGCGCGACGCACGCGCCCTTCGTGCCGACAGCGTCTTCCGCCGCTTCGACCGCTCCGACGCTCCCGGCTGCGCGCTCGGCGTCTACCAGGACGGCGGGCTTATCTACGCGCGCGGCTACGGCATGGCGAGCCTCGAGCACGGGATCGCGCTCTCACCCCGCTCGGTGCTCGACGTGGGGTCGATCTCCAAGCAGTTCACGGCGATGTCGATCCTCCTGCTGCAGCGGGACGGCAAGCTCTCGCTCGACGATCCCATCCGGAAGCTCTTTCCCGAGATGCCGGCCTACGCCGACGGTATCACCTGGCGCCGCGCGCTGAGCCAGACGAGCGGCCTGCGCGATCTCTGGACGCTCTGGGGCCAGACCGGCCGAACCTTCCGCGGCGACACGATCGACGCGTTGCAGGTGATCACCCGCTCGGCGGGGACCAACTACGCACCGGGGGATCGCTACCTCTACACCAACTCGGGATGGATCCTCGCCGCGCAGGCGGTCTACCGCCTCACCGGCAAGTCGCTCGCGCAGTTCGCCGAGTCGCGGATCTTCGCGCCGCTCGGCATGCGGGACACGCGCTACTTCGGCGACAATGCGATGGTGATCCCCGGCCTCGCGACCGCGTACTCGCCACAGACCAGCGGCGGCTTCCGCGTGGCCCGCACCACCTACGATGGTGCCATCGTCGGCGCTGGCGGGGTCCACACGACCATCGAGGACTTCGGGCGCTGGCTCGACAACTACGACCGCCTCCTCGTCGGCGATGCGGCAATCGTGCGCACCATGACGACGCCGACCGCGCTCAGCAACGGCTCGCCCGCGCGCGTGAGCTTCACGCAGGCGTACGCGGTCGGCCTCAACGCCGGCACGTTCCGCGGGCTCCCCGTGGTCTCGCACGGCGGGAGTTGGGCCGGCTATCGTGGGCACTTCCTGCGCTTCCCCGACCAGCGGTTCGCGGTGGCGACCTTCTGCAATGTCGCCAACGCCGGCGCCGACACGCTCGCGCGGCAGGTGGCGGGTGTCTACCTCGGCGACCGGATGGCGCCGGACACCGTGGGTGCCTGGGTGGCGGCGCTCGACGCGGCGCCGGCGGTGACTGTTCCGGCATCGGACCGGCAGGCGATAGCGGGCATCTGGCGCAACGTCGCGCGCGGGGTGGTGCAGCGCATCCGCCTGGCGGGGGACACGATCATCGCGGTGGGCAGTGAGCGGACACGCGTGATCCCGCTCGGCGGCGGGCGCTTCCGGGTGGGGCGCGGGACCGAACTGCGGCTCGCACAGGGCGACGCTGGGAGACTCCTCTCCCGGTCGGCCTCCGACACGACGACGTATGAGCGCGTCGACTCAGTGGCGCTCACGGCGGCCCAGCTCGCCGAGTATGCCGGCGAGTACCGCAACGAGGAGATCGAGACGACGCACAGTTGGCGCGTGGAGAAGGGCGCGCTCGTGGTGTACGCCGCGGGGCGGCGGCTCGGGACGGTCGACCCCACCTACCGCGACGGCTTCGTGCGCAGCGGGGCGGTGATCGACGTGACGCGTGATGCGCGCGGACGCATCACGGGGTTCGTGCTTCAGTCGGGGCGTGTGCGCGACCTGCGCTTCACGCGGGTGCCAAAGTAG
- a CDS encoding TonB family protein yields the protein MLLTPNAAPAQDALGGDWATIIRSRRCPVAKDCPPRQGLVWDTTNALPIYPPAMRAAGIGGEAVVSFQVGADGTVDSSSVTVVRATNTAFKAPAISTVRRWRFGFEAEGRPSPSITAQVHLLFAQEIGCKEGPSRQWTGWAGPNQLVMAMCTPVIARSQLRRPPK from the coding sequence GTGCTGCTGACGCCCAACGCGGCGCCCGCTCAGGACGCCCTTGGGGGAGACTGGGCGACGATCATCCGCAGCAGGCGGTGCCCGGTCGCAAAGGACTGCCCACCGCGGCAGGGGCTCGTGTGGGACACGACCAACGCGCTGCCGATTTATCCCCCCGCCATGAGGGCTGCTGGCATCGGCGGCGAGGCCGTGGTGTCCTTCCAGGTCGGTGCCGACGGGACCGTCGACTCGAGCTCGGTCACGGTGGTGCGCGCCACGAACACCGCCTTCAAGGCACCCGCGATCAGCACGGTCCGCAGGTGGCGCTTCGGGTTCGAGGCGGAGGGCCGCCCGTCACCGTCGATCACGGCACAAGTTCATCTCTTGTTCGCCCAAGAGATCGGCTGCAAGGAAGGTCCCAGCCGTCAATGGACGGGCTGGGCCGGTCCGAATCAGCTCGTCATGGCCATGTGCACGCCGGTGATCGCCCGAAGCCAGCTGCGGCGGCCGCCGAAGTAG
- a CDS encoding type II toxin-antitoxin system death-on-curing family toxin: MPRLVVEAVHLDQLREHGGLPGLRDDDALEAVLARPRQKWHYDKGVDLAGLAAAYAFGLATAHPFNDGNKRIAFLTMAVFLGLNGKELDVTEPELVQVMTALAAGSLKEPQLVAWVRGHIVRLSL; encoded by the coding sequence GTGCCCCGCCTCGTGGTCGAGGCCGTCCATCTCGACCAGTTGCGCGAGCATGGCGGGCTGCCGGGGCTGCGCGACGACGATGCGCTGGAGGCCGTCCTGGCCCGACCCCGACAAAAATGGCACTACGACAAGGGTGTTGACCTCGCCGGTCTAGCGGCCGCCTATGCTTTCGGGCTGGCAACGGCCCACCCCTTCAACGACGGCAACAAGCGCATCGCCTTCCTGACCATGGCCGTCTTCCTGGGCCTGAACGGCAAGGAGCTCGACGTCACGGAGCCTGAGCTGGTCCAGGTCATGACCGCCTTGGCGGCCGGATCGCTCAAGGAACCGCAGCTGGTGGCGTGGGTGCGCGGCCACATCGTGCGCCTGAGCCTGTAA
- a CDS encoding phosphotransferase yields the protein MALPPELTPPDSPADWQLALPSAMRGPATTLTRIGMGMSGAAVFRVDAGDHAYVLKLTSPDEPLGPWQARLAVQRAAATAGLAPELVHVDEARRAVLSALVVDRSWPAQFGNPATRGAAIHALGRMLAHRAHLPTPPGMGRADVRPVLQAMWSALSAEATLPLFVRETVTALLAEPPVTACESLVMSHNDVNPSNLVFDGTRVMLLDWDTAAPNDPLYDLATVAMFFRMDHESCQQLVAAHDDAPIGELPEAFRTYRRCAAALSGVAALGAARSRGHAGGEIAAEATPSLGEVYQQLRAGTIDIQSVAGQWTFGLALVKEAAGLPR from the coding sequence GTGGCTCTGCCCCCCGAATTGACGCCCCCCGACTCCCCCGCCGACTGGCAGCTCGCACTGCCGAGCGCCATGCGCGGCCCAGCCACGACACTGACGCGGATCGGCATGGGAATGTCGGGGGCGGCGGTCTTTCGGGTGGACGCAGGCGACCACGCGTACGTCCTGAAGCTCACCTCGCCAGACGAGCCGCTCGGCCCGTGGCAGGCTCGGCTCGCGGTACAGCGTGCGGCGGCGACGGCGGGGCTGGCGCCCGAGCTGGTCCACGTCGACGAGGCCCGGCGCGCGGTGCTGAGCGCGCTGGTGGTCGACCGTTCCTGGCCGGCGCAGTTCGGGAATCCCGCCACGCGCGGCGCGGCCATCCACGCGCTCGGCCGGATGCTCGCGCACCGGGCCCACCTCCCGACTCCACCCGGCATGGGGAGAGCGGACGTGCGGCCAGTGCTCCAGGCGATGTGGAGCGCGCTGAGCGCTGAGGCCACGCTTCCCCTCTTCGTGCGTGAGACGGTCACGGCCTTGCTCGCCGAGCCGCCGGTGACAGCATGCGAGTCGCTGGTGATGAGCCACAACGACGTGAATCCGTCGAACCTGGTCTTCGACGGCACGCGCGTGATGTTGCTCGACTGGGACACGGCGGCACCGAACGACCCGCTGTACGACCTCGCGACCGTCGCGATGTTCTTCCGGATGGACCACGAGTCGTGTCAGCAGCTGGTCGCCGCGCACGACGATGCGCCAATTGGGGAGTTGCCCGAGGCGTTCCGCACATACCGCCGATGTGCGGCCGCGCTCTCGGGCGTGGCCGCGCTCGGCGCGGCGCGGTCGCGTGGCCATGCAGGTGGCGAGATCGCGGCCGAGGCGACGCCATCGCTCGGCGAGGTCTATCAGCAGTTGCGCGCCGGGACGATCGACATCCAGAGCGTGGCGGGTCAGTGGACGTTCGGGCTGGCGCTGGTGAAGGAGGCGGCGGGGCTGCCGCGGTAG
- a CDS encoding putative Ig domain-containing protein yields MRRGVQMRVTGRALLGSVAILLAGCGSSSPTTPQVQAPTGLNYSLNPASYPKGVAIAPNTPSSGGGAVSSYAVNPALPAGLTLNTTTGVITGTPGTAAPATNYTVTATNAGGSASVGLSITVTQTAATATQLAITTQPATTSEGVALPASVRVEIRDADGALVTSATNTVTLAIGNNAGNGTLGGTQTAAAVAGVATFPGLSINQAGTAYTLTAAANGLTGTTSTPFNVLINFISVGVGSFTTCGVSVSGAAYCWGRNDLGQLGDGTIVNRSLPTRVVAPGGVQFLAVAQNGRDASAGVANCGRTTTGAAYCWGSGSAGNIGDGALLDRLTATLVAAPGGVAFNSITAGGVHSCGTTAGGAGYCWGIGVRGALGDGTGLNRPLPTQVPAPGGGLFATIGAGSGTTCGTTQAGAAYCWGAGTSSQIGDGAAVDRLSPTLVAAPGGVTFAAAQAGGSVSCGLAFGGVVYCWGSGANGQIGDGANATRATPVPVTAPGGVTFSRLATSVIHSCALSTTGAAYCWGANTVGQLGDGTLTDRNVPTAVSMPVGVTFTAISAGQDHSCGLTAQGAIYCWGWNTNGQLGDGTTVSPRLTPVRVAR; encoded by the coding sequence ATGCGCCGAGGCGTCCAGATGCGCGTGACCGGGCGGGCCCTGCTGGGCAGCGTTGCCATCCTGCTCGCGGGGTGTGGCTCCAGTTCCCCGACGACGCCTCAAGTCCAGGCGCCGACCGGACTGAACTACAGCCTGAATCCGGCCAGCTATCCCAAGGGCGTCGCGATAGCGCCCAATACGCCGAGCAGCGGCGGTGGCGCCGTGAGCTCCTATGCGGTGAACCCCGCGCTCCCGGCTGGCCTCACGCTGAACACGACGACCGGTGTCATCACCGGGACGCCGGGAACTGCCGCGCCCGCCACCAACTACACGGTGACCGCCACCAATGCCGGCGGCAGTGCCTCCGTCGGCCTGAGTATCACCGTCACGCAGACGGCCGCCACTGCCACCCAGCTTGCGATCACCACCCAGCCAGCCACCACCAGTGAAGGCGTCGCGCTGCCAGCGTCGGTCCGGGTCGAGATTCGCGATGCCGACGGTGCGCTGGTGACCAGCGCGACGAACACCGTCACCCTGGCGATCGGCAACAACGCAGGGAACGGCACCCTGGGTGGGACGCAGACCGCCGCGGCCGTCGCTGGTGTGGCAACCTTCCCGGGGCTGAGCATCAACCAGGCGGGGACCGCCTACACGCTGACGGCCGCGGCCAACGGGCTGACCGGCACGACGTCGACGCCGTTCAATGTCCTCATCAACTTCATCAGCGTCGGGGTGGGCAGCTTCACGACCTGCGGTGTTTCCGTCTCCGGAGCCGCCTATTGCTGGGGCCGGAACGACCTCGGCCAGCTCGGCGACGGCACCATCGTCAACCGCTCACTCCCGACGCGTGTCGTGGCTCCCGGCGGGGTGCAGTTCTTGGCCGTCGCGCAGAATGGGCGCGACGCCTCCGCTGGAGTCGCGAACTGCGGTCGCACGACTACCGGCGCCGCCTACTGCTGGGGGTCCGGTTCCGCCGGGAACATCGGAGACGGGGCCCTGCTCGATCGCCTCACCGCGACCCTCGTCGCGGCGCCGGGCGGCGTCGCCTTCAATTCGATCACGGCCGGCGGGGTCCACAGCTGCGGCACAACGGCGGGCGGCGCGGGGTACTGTTGGGGGATCGGGGTCCGCGGTGCGCTCGGCGACGGCACCGGCTTGAATCGGCCACTCCCGACGCAGGTCCCGGCTCCCGGCGGAGGCCTCTTCGCCACGATCGGCGCCGGCAGTGGGACCACCTGTGGAACGACGCAGGCTGGTGCCGCCTATTGCTGGGGCGCCGGCACGAGCTCGCAAATCGGGGACGGTGCGGCGGTCGACCGACTGTCACCGACGCTCGTGGCGGCGCCGGGCGGCGTGACCTTCGCGGCGGCACAGGCGGGCGGCTCGGTGAGCTGTGGGTTGGCTTTCGGAGGGGTGGTGTACTGCTGGGGGAGTGGTGCGAACGGCCAGATCGGCGACGGAGCCAACGCGACGCGTGCCACCCCGGTGCCAGTGACAGCGCCCGGCGGCGTGACGTTCTCGCGCCTCGCGACGTCGGTGATTCACAGCTGCGCCCTCAGCACGACCGGCGCCGCCTACTGCTGGGGCGCGAACACCGTCGGCCAGCTCGGTGACGGCACTCTGACCGATCGCAACGTGCCGACCGCCGTCTCGATGCCGGTCGGCGTCACCTTCACGGCGATCTCCGCAGGGCAAGACCACAGCTGCGGCCTCACTGCGCAGGGCGCCATCTACTGCTGGGGCTGGAACACCAATGGTCAGCTCGGCGACGGAACGACGGTCTCACCGAGGTTGACGCCGGTGCGTGTGGCGCGCTAG